Proteins found in one Meiothermus sp. Pnk-1 genomic segment:
- the acs gene encoding acetate--CoA ligase: protein MDQNADRIEAVLKEERVFEPAEAFRRAALISKPEEYQALYEESLRDPEGFWGRFAQEFHWFEPWKKVLEWNVPYAKWFVGGKTNLAYNALDRHLASRRNKAAIVFEGEPGDSRVLTYHDLHREVCQFANVLKGLGVKPGDRVTIYLPMIPEAAIAMLACARIGAIHSVVFGGFSASALAERINDAQSTVLITADGGWRRGSVVPLKANADEALASTESVRHVVVVRRVGQEVPMLPGRDHWYHELMAGASDRCEAEPLDSEHPLFILYTSGSTGKPKGVMHATAGYMVYVALTARYVFDLKETDTYFCTADVGWVTGHSYVVYGLLLNGATTLMYEGAPNWPDEGRIWSIIDKYGVSILYTAPTAIRAFMKWGEQWPGKYRLSSLRLLGSVGEPINPEAWLWYYHVIGKGRCPIVDTWWQTETGGIMITTLPGVHPMKPGHAGKPFFGVEPDIVDTSGKTITSADEGGHLILKRPWPSMLRTVWGDPERYERQYWSQYPGNYFSGDGARRDKDGYYLIMGRVDDVLNVSGHRLGTMEVESALVSHPAVAEAAVVGRPDPIKGEGIVAFVTLKAGHTASDALGAELKAHVVKAIGAIARPDEIRFTEAMPKTRSGKIMRRLLRQIAAGESEIKGDTSTLEDRSVVERLKAAQ from the coding sequence ATGGATCAAAACGCGGATCGGATCGAAGCGGTGCTCAAGGAAGAGCGGGTGTTCGAACCTGCCGAGGCGTTTAGGCGGGCTGCGCTCATCTCAAAGCCCGAGGAGTACCAAGCCCTGTACGAAGAGAGCTTGAGGGACCCCGAAGGTTTCTGGGGCCGCTTTGCCCAAGAGTTTCACTGGTTTGAGCCCTGGAAGAAGGTGCTCGAGTGGAACGTTCCCTACGCGAAGTGGTTTGTGGGCGGAAAGACCAACCTGGCCTACAACGCCCTCGACCGCCACCTCGCCTCCCGCCGCAACAAGGCGGCCATCGTCTTCGAGGGCGAGCCCGGCGATTCCCGGGTGCTCACCTACCACGACCTGCACCGCGAGGTCTGTCAGTTCGCCAACGTGCTCAAGGGGCTGGGGGTGAAGCCGGGTGACCGGGTGACCATCTACCTGCCGATGATCCCGGAGGCCGCCATCGCCATGCTGGCGTGTGCCCGCATCGGGGCCATCCACAGCGTGGTTTTCGGAGGGTTCTCGGCCTCGGCCCTAGCCGAGCGCATCAACGATGCTCAGTCCACCGTGTTGATCACCGCCGACGGCGGCTGGCGGCGGGGTTCGGTGGTTCCCCTCAAGGCCAACGCCGACGAGGCCCTAGCCAGCACCGAAAGCGTCCGGCATGTGGTGGTGGTCAGGCGCGTCGGTCAGGAGGTGCCCATGCTGCCGGGGCGCGACCACTGGTACCACGAGCTGATGGCAGGAGCCTCCGACCGCTGCGAGGCCGAGCCATTGGACAGCGAGCATCCGCTGTTTATCCTCTACACCTCGGGCTCCACCGGCAAACCCAAGGGGGTGATGCACGCCACCGCTGGGTATATGGTCTATGTGGCCCTCACCGCTCGCTACGTCTTCGACCTTAAGGAGACCGACACCTACTTCTGCACCGCCGATGTGGGCTGGGTTACCGGGCACAGCTACGTGGTATATGGGCTTCTGCTGAACGGGGCCACCACGCTGATGTACGAAGGAGCCCCCAACTGGCCCGACGAGGGGCGGATCTGGAGCATCATCGACAAATACGGGGTGAGCATCCTCTACACCGCTCCCACCGCCATCCGGGCGTTCATGAAATGGGGAGAGCAGTGGCCGGGTAAGTATCGGCTCTCGAGCCTGCGGCTCTTGGGCTCGGTGGGCGAACCCATCAACCCCGAGGCCTGGCTATGGTACTACCACGTGATCGGCAAGGGCCGCTGCCCCATCGTGGATACCTGGTGGCAGACCGAGACCGGGGGGATCATGATCACCACCCTGCCGGGGGTGCATCCGATGAAGCCCGGCCATGCCGGAAAGCCCTTCTTCGGGGTCGAGCCGGACATCGTGGACACCAGCGGAAAAACGATCACCAGCGCCGACGAGGGTGGCCACCTGATCCTCAAGCGTCCCTGGCCCTCGATGCTGCGCACCGTGTGGGGCGATCCCGAGCGCTATGAGCGGCAGTACTGGAGCCAGTACCCCGGCAACTACTTCTCTGGGGACGGCGCCCGCCGCGATAAGGACGGTTACTATCTCATCATGGGCCGGGTGGACGACGTGCTCAACGTCTCCGGGCACCGCCTGGGCACCATGGAGGTGGAAAGCGCCCTGGTCTCGCACCCGGCAGTGGCTGAAGCCGCGGTGGTAGGCCGCCCGGATCCCATCAAAGGGGAGGGGATCGTGGCCTTTGTGACCCTCAAGGCGGGGCATACCGCTTCGGATGCGCTGGGCGCAGAGCTCAAGGCCCACGTGGTCAAGGCTATCGGTGCCATCGCCCGCCCGGACGAGATTCGCTTCACCGAGGCCATGCCCAAGACCCGCTCGGGGAAGATCATGCGCCGGCTACTGCGGCAGATTGCCGCGGGAGAATCGGAGATCAAGGGCGACACCTCCACCCTCGAGGACCGTAGCGTGGTGGAGCGACTCAAAGCCGCCCAGTAG